The Nocardia arthritidis genome has a window encoding:
- a CDS encoding DUF3990 domain-containing protein has product MPVVAESYRPPWVGKQAEWLASLTPAIAVDTGGDVEVGRTFTYEGMNPQSAADMVDRIFRRRELAASATELRSVVDSFATGDGLPAVAPGNSLPLAKEITDPQAYTPMDNNGNRLPDLPTVPNPNNNSAHHRNPQPSPVTPPSTAVTDSPGTLWPGQSVPAGAPGTPEYTPGKQQPQPSSAGTRADSSTPMQQTLDELPHIMAGGQSTNPAVTDGRGTLWPGQSVPAGAPATVEYAPGQPQSWSVEVYGTAKVGNGAAANPAPPLPDLIAHPRVVFVPRSDYSQPQLDADLARISAGPIPWVGDDDPYLAATARLEQARYTPAQLQDDLQWMTRTARNSDELLLRQMAFDRLAAVGIYGGDPAVVEYARKHQNDLVLTSPSDPPRYPAPPPIDRGRPPRAGKPFSLNQFQADINNAVTDTFTEEFIDPGVLLWEYTHGKGNHSGSEAAWAAAKLGFNIATTVPGPDVLIIRGIGEGVTAATKLDPELYALGQEVRALFKGAAGADEASRIGNEIRRRQLRDEVEQFQLGRNRANPPRTGTPLPVERDTDVLVPTSERQNPYTTTSPKSPEFTPPTYPSAPSTAFPAWTQRADNGFRGLGTPPDPLSTVPGFARNGISVPSTPPTVLANGFDRIRTLPERFTSWTSTAFQGVIESVATVEQRLAGYGLAPAGAPAGFAAAGTPISEWLTTKFNSSSYVSARGIPALSEASKPSRGSLGWPSVFGSISRWPWSRAKTARETTAHAVRPLWEERISFYHGTTRAAAADLRENGIDIARGQAEADFGRGFYTTRVLSEASDWAHVASNKFGGEPWIVEFRVPVRDFALLSRQVFDDVDPGWIEFVTRNRSGDATMHPYDIVEGPYLDVIAFRRSGQPTGRGQQTSWHTAEAVYILRKALIDDPYL; this is encoded by the coding sequence ATGCCCGTTGTTGCCGAGTCGTACCGGCCCCCGTGGGTAGGTAAGCAGGCTGAGTGGTTGGCGTCGCTGACACCGGCCATCGCCGTCGACACCGGCGGCGATGTCGAGGTCGGACGCACCTTCACTTACGAAGGCATGAACCCGCAATCGGCGGCCGACATGGTCGATCGGATCTTCAGGCGTCGCGAGCTGGCTGCCAGCGCTACCGAATTGCGTTCTGTCGTAGATTCGTTCGCCACTGGCGACGGCTTACCCGCTGTTGCTCCCGGAAACTCGCTGCCGCTGGCGAAGGAAATCACCGATCCCCAGGCCTACACCCCGATGGACAACAACGGCAACCGGCTCCCCGACTTGCCCACCGTCCCCAACCCTAACAACAACAGCGCCCACCACCGGAACCCCCAACCCAGCCCGGTTACACCCCCGTCGACAGCTGTCACCGATAGTCCGGGGACATTGTGGCCCGGGCAGTCGGTGCCCGCGGGCGCACCTGGGACGCCCGAATACACCCCGGGCAAACAACAGCCGCAGCCATCATCGGCAGGCACGCGAGCAGATTCGTCGACACCGATGCAGCAGACGCTCGACGAGTTGCCGCACATCATGGCCGGCGGGCAGTCGACGAATCCGGCCGTCACCGACGGCCGGGGGACGTTGTGGCCGGGGCAGTCGGTGCCTGCGGGCGCGCCAGCAACAGTCGAATACGCACCGGGACAACCACAATCGTGGTCCGTCGAGGTTTACGGTACCGCCAAGGTCGGCAATGGTGCAGCCGCCAACCCCGCGCCCCCGTTGCCGGACCTAATCGCTCATCCGCGCGTGGTTTTCGTCCCGCGATCCGACTACTCCCAGCCGCAGTTGGACGCCGACCTTGCCAGGATCAGTGCCGGTCCAATCCCGTGGGTCGGTGACGATGATCCATACCTCGCCGCGACTGCCCGCCTCGAGCAGGCCCGCTACACCCCGGCCCAGCTGCAAGACGACCTGCAATGGATGACGCGCACCGCCCGCAACTCCGACGAGTTGCTGCTGCGCCAAATGGCGTTCGATCGTTTGGCCGCCGTAGGCATTTACGGTGGGGACCCGGCGGTAGTCGAATACGCCCGCAAACATCAGAACGACCTGGTTCTCACCAGCCCGTCCGATCCGCCTCGGTATCCCGCCCCTCCGCCGATCGATCGGGGCCGCCCGCCCCGCGCAGGAAAGCCGTTCTCCCTCAACCAATTCCAGGCAGACATCAACAACGCCGTCACTGATACCTTCACCGAAGAATTCATCGATCCCGGCGTACTTCTATGGGAGTACACCCACGGCAAAGGCAACCACAGCGGGTCCGAAGCGGCTTGGGCCGCAGCCAAACTCGGCTTCAACATCGCAACCACGGTGCCCGGCCCCGATGTCCTCATCATCAGAGGCATAGGCGAGGGCGTCACCGCGGCGACGAAGCTCGACCCCGAACTGTATGCCCTGGGTCAGGAAGTGCGCGCCCTCTTCAAGGGCGCCGCAGGCGCCGACGAGGCATCCCGCATCGGCAACGAGATCCGCCGCCGACAGCTACGCGACGAGGTCGAACAGTTCCAGCTAGGCCGAAACCGGGCCAATCCACCCCGGACCGGCACCCCCCTACCGGTCGAACGCGACACCGACGTCCTCGTACCAACCTCTGAACGCCAAAACCCTTACACCACAACGTCACCGAAGTCTCCCGAGTTCACACCGCCGACCTACCCATCGGCCCCGTCGACCGCCTTCCCTGCTTGGACACAACGGGCCGACAATGGATTCCGCGGTCTGGGCACACCACCAGATCCGCTGAGCACAGTTCCGGGCTTCGCGAGGAACGGGATAAGTGTTCCGTCGACACCGCCTACCGTCCTCGCCAACGGGTTCGACCGAATCAGAACGCTCCCGGAGCGCTTCACATCCTGGACCAGCACCGCCTTCCAGGGCGTTATCGAATCGGTCGCCACGGTCGAACAACGGCTCGCTGGTTACGGTCTAGCACCTGCCGGAGCGCCAGCTGGCTTCGCCGCCGCCGGAACCCCGATATCCGAATGGCTCACCACAAAGTTCAATTCCTCATCGTATGTCTCCGCTAGAGGCATACCTGCCCTGTCCGAGGCCTCCAAGCCTTCACGCGGCTCTCTGGGCTGGCCGTCGGTATTCGGTTCAATTTCTCGGTGGCCGTGGTCTCGGGCGAAGACCGCAAGGGAGACTACTGCGCATGCTGTACGACCACTGTGGGAGGAACGAATCTCTTTCTATCACGGTACAACTCGCGCAGCTGCAGCCGATCTGCGGGAAAATGGAATCGACATCGCCCGAGGGCAAGCTGAGGCAGATTTCGGTCGCGGTTTCTACACGACGAGAGTGCTGAGTGAGGCATCCGATTGGGCTCATGTGGCGTCCAATAAATTTGGTGGCGAGCCTTGGATCGTCGAGTTCCGTGTTCCAGTACGAGATTTTGCCTTGCTGAGCCGACAAGTTTTCGATGATGTAGATCCCGGTTGGATCGAGTTCGTCACTCGAAACCGCTCTGGCGATGCTACTATGCACCCGTACGACATCGTGGAGGGGCCATATCTTGATGTCATAGCCTTCCGGAGGTCCGGGCAGCCGACAGGGCGGGGACAGCAGACCAGTTGGCACACGGCAGAGGCGGTATATATTCTGCGAAAAGCACTGATAGACGATCCATACCTATGA
- a CDS encoding N-acetylmuramoyl-L-alanine amidase yields MPWTGDPVWLADILRDEGLRVVEYPGWRDRGHGDFGDIWGIVAHHTGGSNTPPSEIADGVPGLDGPLSQLHLSQDGTVTVIAAGVAWHAGAGSWPGLPEDNANFYTIGIEAANNGTEGWSQTQYDAYVGCCAAILRKLGRGADRVIGHKEWAGPKQGKWDPGRMDMDQFRADVADRLKGSALMALSDQEQRELLDKLRRVHFELTYGFQSRVADSAYHDTLAGYILNSDAADYRNEQRLKALELKIDQLLGLTGGTANAPH; encoded by the coding sequence ATGCCTTGGACCGGTGATCCGGTATGGCTCGCGGACATATTGCGCGACGAAGGTCTGCGAGTAGTCGAATACCCCGGTTGGCGTGATCGCGGGCACGGTGACTTCGGCGACATCTGGGGCATCGTCGCCCACCACACAGGCGGATCGAATACCCCGCCGTCGGAAATAGCCGATGGTGTACCAGGTTTGGACGGTCCGCTTTCACAGTTGCATCTATCCCAGGACGGCACGGTCACCGTGATCGCGGCCGGTGTCGCCTGGCATGCGGGTGCGGGCTCGTGGCCCGGATTACCCGAGGACAACGCCAACTTCTACACCATCGGCATCGAAGCGGCCAACAACGGCACCGAAGGCTGGTCGCAGACCCAATACGACGCCTATGTCGGCTGCTGCGCGGCGATTCTGCGCAAGCTCGGCCGCGGCGCCGACCGGGTGATCGGCCACAAGGAGTGGGCCGGGCCCAAACAAGGTAAATGGGATCCCGGCCGCATGGACATGGACCAGTTCCGCGCAGATGTTGCGGATCGATTGAAAGGCAGTGCGCTGATGGCACTTTCGGATCAGGAGCAGCGTGAGCTGCTCGACAAATTGCGTCGGGTGCACTTCGAACTCACCTATGGGTTCCAGTCGCGGGTCGCGGACTCCGCGTATCACGACACCCTGGCCGGCTACATCTTGAATTCCGATGCGGCGGACTACCGCAACGAGCAGCGGCTCAAGGCTCTGGAATTGAAGATCGACCAGTTGCTCGGGCTCACGGGAGGTACCGCGAATGCGCCTCACTAG
- a CDS encoding phage tail protein gives MSAPIWDPPAESRRMDEVVKAEREALRDPEVLVRYWDRDMNEVGEEHSYLSLEFTYPRNSAGGLKMICPRDMVHFDHLFNNIDEEDATIPITVDTKGFRWDGYITKASIVRDENGVETVDIEAIHCWNHVATICCWANPFAPILAQFPRHMIQFGPVRTIITNYLLANLLRLQGGDGLFPIAVVPVDPQTDTSRWSAASARFDMADKLFAPMLEDSGVMLTARFFLPGEDAQPAPNWFYLDRPTVVLETIDKSGITGPTGTLLDGIIEWIEEFGDDGTTPHRYPNLNSTSDYETVYGEWGANGTFRKFPWVWYFEGEYSGIGRSEIALHKPTATDVIVGGRSPGWVNAGIELVLKGLLSLIGLGWLYRGQLNDVFLAWMVYRDTERVRRAGPYAFRELYIAGSDKAFNLDGLVAARQGMHLTRGYTSKRVTVEDNAPYILGRDFQLGDQIGFALDDKIFTDYVTELTFTDDRETAAKWQIVVGDGSDEEDSIVKAWQRLGRVAAAVKDLATDVGADLDLLIF, from the coding sequence ATGAGCGCACCGATATGGGATCCGCCGGCCGAATCCCGGCGGATGGACGAGGTGGTCAAGGCCGAGCGCGAGGCGTTGCGCGATCCCGAAGTGCTTGTGCGCTACTGGGATAGAGATATGAACGAGGTCGGTGAAGAGCACAGCTACCTCTCACTCGAATTCACCTATCCGCGCAATTCCGCGGGTGGGTTGAAGATGATCTGCCCGCGCGACATGGTTCACTTCGATCACCTGTTCAACAATATCGACGAAGAAGATGCCACCATCCCGATCACGGTCGATACCAAGGGGTTTCGCTGGGACGGGTATATCACCAAGGCCTCGATCGTCCGCGACGAGAACGGTGTCGAAACCGTTGACATCGAGGCGATCCACTGCTGGAACCACGTCGCGACGATCTGTTGCTGGGCGAACCCTTTCGCCCCGATCTTGGCCCAATTCCCGCGACATATGATCCAGTTCGGTCCCGTCCGCACGATCATCACCAACTACCTTCTGGCGAACCTGTTGCGGTTGCAGGGCGGTGACGGGTTGTTTCCGATCGCCGTCGTGCCCGTGGATCCGCAGACCGATACCAGCAGATGGAGCGCCGCGTCGGCCCGTTTCGACATGGCGGACAAGCTGTTCGCGCCCATGTTGGAGGACTCCGGCGTCATGCTGACGGCCCGCTTCTTCCTCCCGGGCGAGGATGCGCAGCCCGCTCCGAACTGGTTCTATCTGGATCGGCCGACGGTGGTACTGGAGACGATCGACAAGTCCGGCATCACCGGCCCCACCGGCACGCTCCTCGACGGAATCATCGAATGGATAGAGGAATTCGGCGATGACGGCACCACGCCGCACCGCTATCCGAACCTCAACTCCACCAGCGATTACGAGACGGTCTACGGGGAATGGGGCGCGAACGGAACATTCCGCAAATTCCCATGGGTGTGGTACTTCGAGGGCGAATACTCCGGTATCGGTCGATCCGAGATCGCGCTGCACAAGCCGACGGCGACCGACGTCATCGTCGGTGGCCGCTCACCGGGTTGGGTGAACGCGGGTATCGAACTCGTGCTCAAGGGTCTGCTATCGCTGATCGGTCTCGGCTGGCTTTATCGCGGCCAGCTCAATGATGTATTCCTCGCGTGGATGGTCTACCGGGACACGGAAAGAGTGCGTCGTGCCGGGCCGTACGCGTTTCGCGAGTTGTATATCGCCGGCAGCGACAAGGCATTCAATCTCGACGGTTTGGTCGCCGCTCGTCAGGGCATGCATTTGACCCGCGGCTATACCAGCAAGCGGGTCACCGTCGAGGACAACGCACCGTACATCCTCGGCAGGGATTTCCAGCTCGGCGACCAAATCGGATTCGCGCTTGACGACAAGATTTTCACGGACTACGTCACCGAGTTGACCTTCACCGACGACCGGGAGACGGCGGCGAAATGGCAGATCGTCGTCGGCGACGGCTCGGATGAAGAGGATTCGATCGTGAAGGCATGGCAACGGCTCGGTCGTGTCGCCGCCGCGGTCAAGGATCTAGCGACCGACGTCGGCGCCGACCTGGACCTGCTCATCTTCTGA
- a CDS encoding phage tail protein — MINQLLNSHDTKIVVWDVNGRVWHLSGANAGREGVRLSKQSGYMFAPAQLLVSEGARQDGATFLRSVRSKKEWDFLVMISVASNSAGANTVRDFHAVHDAWFRGWSTDRPCTVGFFTRHQGWRFQQVQLDHAPESVGDVDPARNAVAVYKMSATAMDPLERHFEERSVWTNSSGLNQGTVRARNAADQPAWPRYTMNGPGRWSILDPTHADTPRMVQTPMLSVGDTLRIDTHPRHRTAQLYKDKGKPAHNIWAQMAGRRWLASLPPWSSTDIIVQIDGGSLQSSLIVSVTPRSSRPF; from the coding sequence ATGATCAATCAACTTTTGAACTCCCATGACACCAAAATCGTCGTATGGGATGTCAACGGCCGGGTATGGCACCTGTCCGGTGCGAATGCCGGACGTGAAGGCGTCCGACTGTCGAAGCAGTCCGGATATATGTTCGCCCCGGCGCAGCTGCTGGTTTCCGAGGGGGCTCGGCAGGATGGCGCGACCTTCCTACGCTCCGTGCGTTCGAAAAAGGAATGGGATTTCCTGGTCATGATCTCGGTGGCGTCGAATAGCGCTGGTGCCAACACGGTTCGAGATTTTCATGCGGTGCATGACGCCTGGTTTCGTGGCTGGTCTACCGACAGGCCTTGCACCGTAGGCTTTTTCACTCGGCATCAGGGCTGGCGGTTTCAGCAGGTGCAGTTGGATCATGCCCCCGAATCGGTCGGCGATGTCGATCCCGCACGCAATGCGGTTGCGGTGTACAAGATGTCGGCGACGGCCATGGATCCACTGGAACGCCATTTCGAGGAAAGGTCGGTGTGGACCAACAGTTCCGGACTCAACCAGGGTACGGTTCGCGCACGCAATGCGGCCGATCAGCCTGCCTGGCCGCGCTACACCATGAATGGCCCCGGCCGCTGGTCGATCCTGGACCCGACGCACGCCGACACGCCACGCATGGTGCAGACGCCGATGCTATCGGTCGGCGACACCTTGCGGATCGATACCCATCCGCGGCACCGCACCGCGCAGTTGTACAAGGACAAAGGTAAGCCGGCCCACAATATTTGGGCCCAAATGGCGGGCAGGCGTTGGTTGGCCTCTTTGCCGCCGTGGAGTTCCACCGACATCATCGTCCAGATCGATGGCGGCAGCTTGCAATCGAGCCTGATCGTCTCCGTGACGCCGCGCTCGTCGAGGCCGTTCTGA
- a CDS encoding DUF5361 domain-containing protein yields MITLGLRLRQLGSEVLNWQDLNAIVRGLPADSALLRAMHPEAYRWQLTQHLLADMTDSLRWLVWAKSADAQHGRSMPEPVQRPGVKSDRERYGVGATGIDQMNEFLDWGE; encoded by the coding sequence TTGATCACGCTTGGTCTGCGGTTGCGTCAGCTGGGTTCCGAGGTGTTGAACTGGCAGGACCTCAACGCGATAGTTCGGGGTCTGCCCGCGGATTCGGCGCTGCTGCGCGCGATGCATCCGGAAGCGTACCGGTGGCAGCTCACTCAGCACCTGCTTGCCGATATGACCGACTCGCTGCGCTGGCTGGTCTGGGCGAAAAGCGCTGATGCGCAGCATGGTCGGAGCATGCCGGAGCCTGTGCAGCGGCCGGGCGTGAAATCCGATCGGGAACGGTACGGCGTCGGCGCGACCGGGATCGACCAAATGAACGAATTCCTCGACTGGGGCGAGTAG
- a CDS encoding T6SS immunity protein Tdi1 domain-containing protein, whose amino-acid sequence MRADDFDREAQIYSSLLTLENTLDLDGDDDEMLFKRVLGRLGPVGPSSVYGFVPAAALGDPMLPDHIEILDAEVHLRILNQVTPRVLMVADPRR is encoded by the coding sequence TTGCGGGCTGATGACTTCGACCGTGAAGCCCAGATCTATTCGTCGTTATTAACGCTGGAAAACACGTTGGATCTTGATGGTGATGACGACGAGATGCTATTTAAGCGTGTTTTGGGGCGATTGGGTCCGGTAGGTCCGAGCTCGGTATACGGGTTCGTTCCGGCTGCGGCGTTGGGTGACCCTATGTTGCCTGATCATATCGAGATCCTGGACGCCGAGGTTCACCTGCGAATTCTGAATCAAGTCACCCCGAGAGTCCTGATGGTCGCCGACCCTCGTCGCTAG
- a CDS encoding phage tail fiber protein: MAIIVPATRQVLADAYKTIAGNTGAWVSVHFADPSTTGASEAKDGSPAYARKQTTWTSGTGGVLNGTQVTIDLPAGTWTHIGLWKSATGGQADFIDKVAITPTTLGAQGQLLITPTFTVN; the protein is encoded by the coding sequence GTGGCCATCATCGTTCCCGCTACCCGCCAGGTGCTCGCCGACGCGTACAAGACCATCGCGGGCAATACCGGCGCCTGGGTGAGCGTGCACTTCGCCGATCCGAGCACCACCGGCGCCAGCGAGGCGAAGGACGGGTCACCCGCCTATGCCCGCAAGCAGACGACGTGGACCTCCGGTACCGGCGGCGTACTCAACGGCACGCAGGTGACGATCGATCTGCCCGCGGGCACCTGGACCCATATCGGTCTGTGGAAGTCGGCCACCGGTGGCCAGGCGGATTTCATCGATAAGGTCGCGATCACCCCCACCACGCTGGGCGCCCAGGGGCAACTGCTGATCACGCCGACCTTCACCGTGAACTAG
- a CDS encoding DUF7264 domain-containing protein codes for MTDQKQLGFDPINRTLVLSKGADFVHTVALADGPGFPTGTAVRIILLDATETVLDTWSAVLTTTEARFVIQSELADLIPAGAKYRLYVSYPTTPTTEYLWFYGAVRRKQ; via the coding sequence ATGACCGATCAGAAACAGCTCGGGTTCGACCCGATCAATCGCACATTGGTGCTCTCCAAGGGAGCGGACTTCGTCCACACCGTCGCGTTGGCGGACGGCCCGGGTTTCCCAACCGGCACAGCCGTGCGAATCATCCTTCTCGACGCCACGGAAACGGTGCTGGACACCTGGTCGGCGGTGCTCACCACCACCGAGGCGCGTTTCGTCATCCAATCCGAACTCGCCGACCTGATCCCCGCGGGGGCGAAATACCGCCTGTACGTGTCGTATCCGACCACCCCGACCACCGAATATCTGTGGTTCTACGGCGCGGTCCGTCGCAAGCAGTAG
- a CDS encoding phage gene 29 protein family protein, translating into MALPLQHECDPDDPGEAFLWAFVGLPGPRNGPLLLPPQVLAEWSKHLWDLGFRHHPEEQLLEYQPAARDGEHWLGQAGRWVPVGTPPPPTATVPSIAELSVDERRELVRQLQESGELAHLVDRGVFEPDLARTGTFEVEP; encoded by the coding sequence ATGGCGCTGCCACTACAGCATGAATGCGATCCGGACGACCCGGGCGAGGCCTTCCTCTGGGCCTTCGTCGGACTGCCCGGCCCGCGCAACGGGCCGCTCCTGCTACCGCCCCAGGTACTGGCGGAATGGTCGAAACACTTGTGGGATTTGGGTTTTCGGCATCACCCCGAGGAGCAGCTGTTGGAGTACCAGCCGGCCGCCCGAGACGGTGAGCACTGGCTCGGTCAGGCGGGCCGGTGGGTTCCGGTCGGTACACCGCCGCCGCCCACGGCCACCGTGCCGTCCATAGCCGAACTGTCGGTCGACGAGCGACGCGAGCTGGTGCGGCAACTCCAGGAGTCCGGCGAACTGGCGCATCTGGTCGACCGCGGTGTTTTCGAACCCGATCTGGCGCGGACCGGAACGTTCGAGGTCGAGCCGTGA
- a CDS encoding phage tail protein yields MPSELVAAMGAAVTGPSSDLDVIYRNAVATRKQRRDLRIQPPLIRIWDGDWNLRGICRAEYSADFKWLLNESGTGLLELPADHYLAEWVMDARHRTTQNVHVTVDKDGARWSGRMKSATLRKTESGLHSVAIQFMHDYHELKFIQAWSNPFLPAAIQFPRVFMLAGPSRWCLKLALFLNILRKEASLWALPDDPLDPAQWFNLDQSKWSMVVAPNDFLSDTSVWTVISSRWKTWHDMAAPTLDDAQLMVTCRRYLDGDPPPWPGANLRHGCLVFDIVDKSGFYTGSGTSEGGSLLTGLIHTIQNFTKDFLEQEPTEVDPNSPPEYQKPDWLGTLPSSPWVIYRESEYTGIQTSEFTISPATAVQINTGGHSAYGVNEGISAAVNLAGDLMANAILGVTGVPLGGTIDAFLKPLYRDTILAWLSFKSPLRAPRMGWSHYFEHFQKGAESGYSLSGLVALRAGLWATRAFTSHKLTVADGAPYLIGENGQGHFFLGDRVGATVAGMPPGQIFVDQVTALELSWRRGVTPGWAVTIGDDKALEDPVTRSLRHIQSIMGDLHELGVM; encoded by the coding sequence GTGCCCTCGGAACTGGTCGCGGCCATGGGGGCTGCAGTGACCGGCCCGTCCTCCGATCTCGATGTGATCTACCGCAATGCGGTCGCGACGCGAAAACAGCGTCGCGACTTGCGTATTCAGCCACCGCTGATTCGCATATGGGATGGCGATTGGAATCTGCGCGGGATCTGCCGCGCCGAATATTCGGCCGATTTCAAGTGGCTGCTCAACGAATCCGGTACTGGGCTGCTCGAATTGCCCGCCGATCATTACCTCGCCGAGTGGGTGATGGACGCGCGCCACCGGACCACGCAGAACGTGCACGTCACGGTGGACAAGGACGGTGCGCGGTGGAGCGGGCGGATGAAGTCGGCAACCTTGCGCAAGACCGAGTCCGGATTGCACTCCGTGGCAATCCAATTCATGCACGACTATCACGAGCTGAAGTTCATCCAGGCCTGGAGCAATCCCTTTCTGCCCGCCGCGATCCAGTTTCCGCGGGTGTTCATGCTCGCCGGACCGTCGCGTTGGTGCCTGAAACTCGCCCTATTCCTCAACATCTTGCGCAAGGAGGCGAGTCTGTGGGCGCTGCCGGACGACCCGCTCGATCCGGCCCAGTGGTTCAACCTGGACCAGTCCAAATGGTCGATGGTGGTGGCGCCCAACGACTTCCTGTCCGACACCTCGGTGTGGACGGTGATCTCCTCGCGCTGGAAGACCTGGCACGATATGGCCGCGCCGACCTTGGACGACGCGCAGCTCATGGTGACCTGCCGCAGATACCTCGACGGCGATCCGCCGCCGTGGCCCGGAGCGAACCTGCGGCACGGCTGCCTGGTTTTCGACATCGTCGACAAGTCGGGCTTCTATACGGGTTCAGGTACGTCCGAGGGTGGTTCGCTGCTCACCGGGCTTATCCACACCATCCAGAATTTCACCAAGGACTTTCTGGAGCAGGAGCCCACCGAGGTGGACCCCAACAGTCCGCCCGAATATCAGAAGCCCGACTGGCTCGGGACGCTGCCGAGCAGTCCGTGGGTGATCTACCGGGAATCTGAATACACCGGTATCCAGACATCGGAATTCACCATCTCTCCGGCGACGGCGGTGCAGATCAATACCGGCGGACACAGCGCCTACGGTGTGAATGAAGGTATTTCGGCCGCGGTCAACCTCGCGGGCGACCTGATGGCGAATGCGATCCTCGGAGTCACCGGTGTGCCGCTGGGCGGCACGATCGACGCCTTCCTCAAACCGCTGTACCGAGACACGATCCTGGCGTGGCTGTCGTTCAAGTCCCCGTTGCGCGCGCCGCGCATGGGGTGGTCGCACTACTTCGAGCATTTCCAGAAGGGTGCGGAATCGGGCTACTCGCTGTCCGGTCTGGTTGCCCTGCGCGCCGGGTTGTGGGCGACGAGAGCCTTTACCAGCCACAAGCTTACGGTCGCCGACGGCGCACCATATCTGATCGGAGAGAACGGCCAAGGCCACTTCTTCCTCGGCGATCGCGTCGGCGCGACCGTCGCCGGAATGCCGCCCGGCCAGATCTTCGTGGATCAGGTTACGGCGCTGGAGCTTTCATGGCGGCGCGGGGTCACCCCCGGGTGGGCCGTAACCATCGGCGACGACAAGGCGTTGGAAGACCCGGTCACCCGCAGCCTGCGGCACATCCAGTCGATCATGGGCGACCTGCATGAGCTCGGCGTGATGTGA
- a CDS encoding phage tail protein: protein MAEAALIEVEGVDGSHWTLSGAGQAAEGVELASAPTGLYDAPVKTIWNSSAFQIGATYGGTNWQKRDVVFGVNIYETDSASWESVDSAWRKAWAYDRDSKLTITTEFGSRTLRLRLSEQPEFKPKIDPHVKRWANIVMTCTAGVPWWVEEDVTATAVTSTDTRPDGTSETLWLPVSNPTDQPMWLRWVATAPGSWTLPDFSWKNDSFRNRVITMPTLVAGQDITVDTDPLQEMVVAADNSSVWARMNGKLFLHSVPAWTPQTKLPVTVKGAPPGAKVQVRCPRNWSRPWGLQ, encoded by the coding sequence GTGGCCGAGGCCGCACTCATCGAGGTGGAGGGCGTCGACGGCTCCCACTGGACGCTCTCCGGCGCCGGGCAGGCCGCCGAGGGCGTCGAATTGGCCAGCGCGCCGACGGGACTCTATGACGCGCCGGTGAAGACGATCTGGAACTCATCCGCCTTCCAGATCGGCGCTACCTACGGTGGTACGAACTGGCAGAAACGTGACGTCGTATTCGGCGTCAACATCTACGAAACCGATTCGGCCAGTTGGGAATCGGTAGACTCCGCCTGGCGCAAGGCCTGGGCGTACGACCGCGATTCGAAGCTGACCATAACCACCGAATTCGGCTCGCGCACATTGCGTTTGCGGCTATCGGAGCAGCCGGAGTTCAAACCGAAGATCGATCCGCACGTCAAGCGGTGGGCCAATATCGTGATGACCTGTACGGCGGGCGTGCCCTGGTGGGTGGAGGAGGATGTCACCGCGACGGCGGTCACCAGCACTGATACCCGCCCGGATGGGACGTCGGAAACCCTGTGGCTACCGGTGTCGAATCCGACCGATCAGCCGATGTGGTTGCGCTGGGTCGCCACCGCCCCCGGCAGTTGGACGCTGCCGGACTTCTCCTGGAAGAACGACTCGTTCCGGAACCGGGTCATTACCATGCCGACTCTGGTTGCAGGACAAGATATTACGGTCGACACCGATCCACTGCAGGAGATGGTCGTGGCGGCCGACAACAGTTCGGTCTGGGCCAGAATGAACGGTAAACTGTTCCTGCATTCGGTGCCCGCCTGGACACCACAGACGAAGCTTCCGGTGACCGTGAAGGGTGCGCCCCCCGGTGCGAAGGTCCAGGTACGGTGCCCTCGGAACTGGTCGCGGCCATGGGGGCTGCAGTGA